In Lacibacter sp. H375, one DNA window encodes the following:
- a CDS encoding ABC transporter ATP-binding protein, with amino-acid sequence MSTILEVQNLKKYFSSQKAVDDISFTISQGSIFGLLGPNGAGKTTLIRMITGIFYPDAGNILLNGKKFDPVNDVINIGYMPEERGLYKKMKVGEQAMYLAQLKGMSKQEAFANVKQWFEKFEMESWWNKKVEDLSKGMGQKLQFVTTVLHEPKLVILDEPFSGLDPVNSNLIKDEIFNLAKKGTTIIFSTHRMEQVEEICDHIVLVNKGQKILDGSVKQIKQQFKQHIFNTEVDQLPATLQHPSFSIVKQNGNNLTLKINEGYQANDILLHFINQKSMIVAYHEILPSLNEIFIRLIEGTPTARQFETVTA; translated from the coding sequence ATGAGTACCATCTTAGAAGTTCAAAACCTGAAGAAATACTTTTCTTCTCAAAAGGCGGTGGACGATATCAGCTTCACCATCAGTCAAGGATCAATTTTTGGTTTGCTCGGACCAAACGGCGCCGGTAAAACAACGCTTATCCGCATGATCACAGGAATTTTTTATCCTGACGCCGGCAACATCCTGCTCAACGGTAAAAAATTTGATCCCGTTAATGATGTGATCAATATTGGCTACATGCCCGAGGAGCGAGGTCTCTATAAGAAAATGAAAGTGGGCGAACAAGCCATGTACCTCGCACAACTGAAAGGTATGAGTAAGCAGGAGGCGTTTGCAAACGTTAAACAATGGTTTGAAAAGTTTGAAATGGAAAGCTGGTGGAATAAAAAAGTGGAAGACCTTTCAAAAGGGATGGGCCAAAAATTGCAATTTGTTACCACAGTTCTTCACGAACCGAAACTGGTGATCCTTGATGAACCGTTCAGTGGTTTGGATCCTGTAAACAGCAACCTTATTAAAGACGAGATCTTTAACCTTGCAAAAAAAGGAACAACCATCATCTTCAGTACACACCGAATGGAACAGGTAGAAGAGATCTGCGATCATATTGTGCTGGTGAATAAAGGGCAAAAAATTCTTGATGGAAGTGTAAAGCAAATTAAACAACAGTTCAAACAACACATCTTTAATACAGAAGTTGATCAGTTGCCTGCAACATTGCAACATCCATCATTCAGCATTGTGAAACAGAATGGGAATAATCTTACGCTCAAAATCAATGAGGGTTACCAGGCAAACGACATTCTGCTCCATTTCATTAATCAGAAAAGTATGATCGTCGCTTATCATGAAATACTTCCTTCACTGAATGAAATTTTCATCAGGCTGATTGAAGGCACGCCAACTGCAAGACAATTTGAAACTGTTACTGCTTAA
- a CDS encoding NAD(P)H-dependent flavin oxidoreductase translates to MFSNRITQLFNIEKPIIQAGMIWASGWRLASAVSNAGGLGIIGSGSMYPDVLREHIQKCKAATEKPFAVNVPLLYPDIDQLINIIIEEGVKIVFTSAGNPKSWTSMLKEKGITVVHVVSSSKFALKAQEAGCDAVVAEGFEAGGHNGREETTSMVLIPAVKKAVHIPVIAAGGIATGRQMLAAMVLGAEAVQIGSRFVASEEASSHLNFKQAVINSNEGDTVLTLKQLAPVRLIKNDFYKQVQEAEQRGASKEELIQLLGRARAKRGMFEGNLNEGELEIGQVSALLDDILPAAVITENIWKEFNEALANPLGSA, encoded by the coding sequence ATGTTTTCCAACCGCATCACACAACTCTTCAATATTGAAAAGCCAATCATACAAGCAGGTATGATCTGGGCAAGCGGCTGGCGTTTAGCCAGTGCAGTAAGTAATGCCGGCGGTTTGGGTATTATTGGCAGCGGCAGTATGTATCCTGATGTATTGCGTGAACATATTCAAAAATGCAAAGCAGCAACAGAAAAACCTTTTGCAGTAAATGTGCCTTTGCTTTATCCCGATATTGATCAACTCATCAATATTATAATTGAAGAAGGCGTAAAGATCGTTTTCACAAGTGCAGGTAATCCTAAATCCTGGACATCAATGTTAAAAGAAAAAGGAATTACAGTTGTACATGTGGTGAGCAGCAGCAAGTTTGCATTAAAAGCACAGGAGGCAGGATGTGATGCTGTGGTAGCTGAAGGTTTTGAAGCAGGCGGACATAACGGTCGTGAAGAAACAACAAGCATGGTGTTGATACCTGCAGTGAAGAAAGCTGTGCATATTCCGGTTATTGCTGCAGGTGGTATTGCAACTGGCCGGCAAATGCTGGCGGCAATGGTGCTTGGAGCCGAAGCGGTGCAGATTGGCAGTCGTTTTGTGGCGAGTGAAGAAGCTAGCAGTCATCTCAATTTTAAACAAGCGGTTATTAATAGCAATGAAGGCGATACCGTTCTCACATTGAAACAACTGGCACCTGTTCGACTGATCAAAAATGATTTTTACAAACAAGTACAGGAAGCAGAGCAAAGAGGCGCATCAAAAGAAGAACTCATTCAACTGCTTGGCCGTGCAAGAGCGAAGCGAGGCATGTTTGAAGGTAACCTTAATGAAGGCGAGCTTGAGATTGGACAGGTGAGTGCTTTGCTTGATGATATTTTGCCTGCCGCTGTAATTACCGAAAACATCTGGAAGGAATTCAACGAAGCGTTGGCCAATCCATTGGGTTCAGCTTAA
- a CDS encoding sugar phosphate nucleotidyltransferase — protein MKAIIPVAGAGTKLRPHTYTQPKALIPIAGKTVLSIIVEQLQDAGVNEFIFITGYLGEKIQDYVKETFPTISSTFVNQSERQGLGHAIMLTKEAVQNDEVIIVLGDTICEYNIKDVLSSDRSMLAVKKVDDPRNFGVAEVDEEAKIMKVVEKPQIPKSNMALVGIYKISNSAMMYDCLEVNFREGVKNRDEYSLTDALQCMIEKGEPFQSFKVLNWFDCGNKDSLLESNATLLKKFGTSISPDHRFENVILVEPVSIGKNCEVRNSIIGPNVSVGDNTTINYSIIKESIIGSYADLFDIVLEESLIGSDTEVKGETRSLNIGDNTEIDLG, from the coding sequence ATGAAAGCAATTATTCCGGTGGCAGGTGCAGGTACAAAGCTGCGGCCACATACATATACGCAACCCAAAGCGCTCATACCCATTGCCGGCAAAACCGTTTTGAGCATTATTGTGGAGCAATTACAGGACGCTGGGGTAAACGAATTCATTTTTATTACCGGCTATCTTGGTGAAAAGATCCAGGATTATGTAAAAGAAACTTTTCCAACTATCAGCAGCACATTTGTAAATCAAAGCGAAAGGCAGGGCCTCGGTCATGCTATTATGCTCACAAAAGAAGCAGTGCAAAATGATGAGGTCATCATTGTTTTGGGCGATACGATCTGCGAATACAATATTAAAGATGTGTTGAGCAGCGACCGATCAATGCTGGCGGTGAAGAAAGTGGATGATCCCCGCAATTTTGGTGTGGCAGAGGTTGACGAAGAAGCTAAGATCATGAAAGTGGTAGAAAAACCGCAGATACCCAAAAGTAATATGGCGCTGGTTGGAATTTACAAGATCAGCAACTCAGCGATGATGTATGATTGCCTTGAAGTAAACTTTCGTGAAGGTGTGAAGAACAGGGATGAATATAGTTTAACTGATGCATTGCAATGCATGATTGAAAAAGGAGAGCCTTTTCAATCGTTCAAAGTATTGAACTGGTTCGATTGTGGTAATAAAGATTCATTACTTGAGTCGAACGCTACGTTGCTGAAGAAATTCGGCACATCTATTTCACCCGATCATCGTTTTGAAAATGTGATCCTGGTAGAACCGGTGAGCATTGGTAAAAACTGTGAAGTGCGCAATTCTATTATTGGTCCAAATGTTTCTGTTGGCGATAATACAACCATCAACTATTCCATTATCAAAGAATCGATCATTGGTTCTTATGCCGACTTGTTTGATATTGTGCTGGAAGAAAGCCTCATTGGCAGCGATACAGAAGTGAAAGGCGAAACAAGAAGTTTAAATATTGGTGATAATACAGAGATCGATCTGGGATAA
- a CDS encoding ABC transporter permease — translation MNKIWIIIKREYITRVRNKTFLLSTFLFPLLMFALIFGGAFIGANSTEQRKIAVDDQSGIYKNNFKDGSAASYGYPADVTKSNYQDKGYEGLLIVYSSTPQKADSVRLYTEKQLGLATDEAIKNQLQKINENRMLMERGVTRSILDSIKQQSESASSLNYRSYQVKGEEIKEDNKMLALAIGYASGFIIYIVLFIYGTAVMRGVMEEKTNRIAEVMVSSVKPFQLMLGKIIGIAAVGLTQLFLWIILVFVLSSLSSLFISPEVLDQAKQMNESMPSMAQNNTMALKILEAKTTVLSANWALIIPCFIFFFLFGYLFYASLFAAVGSVVNEDPQEAQSLMLPITLPIVLGIFIMVNAIQNPSGSLAVWGSIIPFTSPIVMMARIPFGVPWWQLAISMGSLILGFLFTTWLSAKIYRTGILLYGKKVTLKEMAKWAFRKA, via the coding sequence ATGAATAAGATCTGGATCATTATAAAACGTGAGTACATTACAAGGGTACGTAACAAAACATTCCTGCTCTCTACTTTCCTGTTTCCCTTGCTGATGTTTGCACTTATCTTCGGTGGTGCTTTTATTGGTGCAAACAGCACTGAACAACGTAAAATAGCTGTGGACGACCAAAGCGGCATATATAAGAATAATTTTAAAGATGGCTCCGCAGCTTCATACGGCTATCCTGCTGACGTTACAAAAAGCAATTACCAAGACAAAGGCTATGAAGGTTTGCTGATCGTTTATTCATCAACTCCGCAAAAAGCTGATTCTGTTCGTTTGTATACAGAAAAACAATTGGGGCTTGCAACTGATGAAGCCATCAAGAATCAGCTGCAGAAAATAAATGAGAACAGGATGTTGATGGAGCGTGGTGTAACACGCAGCATTCTCGATTCTATTAAACAACAAAGTGAAAGCGCATCGTCACTCAACTATCGCTCCTACCAGGTAAAAGGCGAAGAAATAAAAGAAGATAACAAAATGCTTGCACTTGCTATTGGTTATGCAAGCGGTTTCATCATTTATATTGTATTGTTTATTTATGGTACAGCTGTTATGCGTGGCGTAATGGAGGAGAAAACAAACCGTATTGCAGAGGTAATGGTGAGCAGCGTAAAACCATTTCAATTAATGCTTGGAAAGATAATAGGTATTGCAGCGGTTGGTTTAACACAGTTATTCCTTTGGATCATCCTTGTCTTTGTCCTCTCATCGCTCAGCAGTTTGTTTATTTCACCTGAAGTGTTAGATCAGGCAAAGCAGATGAATGAATCAATGCCATCCATGGCGCAGAATAATACCATGGCATTAAAAATACTGGAAGCTAAAACAACAGTACTAAGCGCTAACTGGGCTCTCATCATTCCTTGCTTTATCTTCTTTTTCCTGTTTGGTTATTTGTTCTATGCTTCATTGTTTGCTGCGGTTGGTAGTGTGGTGAATGAAGATCCTCAGGAAGCACAATCGTTGATGTTGCCTATTACGTTGCCTATTGTGCTGGGCATCTTTATCATGGTAAATGCCATTCAGAATCCTTCCGGCTCACTTGCAGTATGGGGAAGCATAATTCCATTTACTTCGCCAATTGTAATGATGGCACGTATTCCATTTGGAGTTCCGTGGTGGCAATTGGCTATATCAATGGGTTCGCTTATACTCGGCTTTTTATTCACAACATGGTTAAGTGCAAAAATCTATCGTACAGGTATCTTGTTGTATGGAAAGAAAGTAACACTGAAAGAAATGGCCAAGTGGGCTTTCCGCAAAGCTTAA
- a CDS encoding carboxypeptidase-like regulatory domain-containing protein, with protein sequence MKKLLLASILMTGVSISAQAAEDKGNETGSVQGVVIDAETKKPVANASFTASIRKASFQKEVTTDANGKFNLNNVPVGEHTIVIDKVGYRATKKETILVKEGLLLKIEFEVIPAEEEIHQPFMAPITIHSL encoded by the coding sequence ATGAAGAAACTACTCCTCGCATCTATTCTCATGACAGGCGTTTCAATTAGTGCACAAGCAGCTGAAGATAAAGGAAATGAAACCGGCTCTGTACAAGGTGTTGTAATCGATGCCGAAACTAAAAAACCAGTAGCGAATGCTTCGTTTACTGCTTCCATTCGTAAAGCTTCTTTCCAGAAAGAAGTTACAACAGATGCAAACGGCAAGTTTAATTTAAATAATGTACCTGTTGGTGAGCATACCATTGTCATTGATAAGGTTGGCTATCGTGCTACCAAGAAAGAAACAATTCTTGTGAAGGAGGGATTGTTATTGAAAATTGAATTTGAAGTGATACCGGCAGAAGAAGAAATACATCAGCCATTCATGGCACCCATTACCATTCATTCTTTGTAA
- a CDS encoding T9SS type A sorting domain-containing protein, which produces MKPIFITLLFFACLLQANATTKTAIHNSGQGWNVAGNWSPTGVPQNGDTVVIPAGVTISVKTNIYNSLPDIIIKIYGTLDFNSGGKLELGIAAKVIVYIGGSISGSGPSEIIKINGVSKYKGNTDGTIVGPAYSDRHSGASPAGFSLSILPVKFQSFTAKTNNQKQARFNWTVSDESQIASYTLEKSTDNRSWKAVRKQPAAIAQQQVNTYYETDSFLTYGISYYRVKAEGNNGELFYSNTEKIEDHSTKGFTIYPNPVSSQLRLQVDPTQMHRAVTVTLYNSNAIRSEQFHFEKTSSGNLEMNISHLAKGTYRVVLTDEKGTRQDQTVIIY; this is translated from the coding sequence ATGAAACCCATTTTCATAACTCTTCTGTTTTTTGCATGCCTTCTTCAGGCAAATGCAACAACTAAAACAGCCATTCACAACAGCGGTCAGGGATGGAACGTTGCCGGCAACTGGTCACCTACAGGTGTTCCTCAAAATGGTGACACCGTCGTTATTCCGGCTGGCGTAACAATTTCAGTAAAAACAAATATCTATAACTCACTGCCTGATATTATTATTAAGATTTATGGCACTCTTGACTTTAACTCGGGTGGTAAACTTGAATTAGGCATTGCGGCAAAAGTCATTGTCTACATCGGAGGTTCCATTTCGGGTTCGGGCCCCTCTGAAATAATAAAAATAAATGGAGTATCGAAGTACAAAGGCAATACCGATGGAACAATTGTGGGTCCTGCTTATTCCGATAGACATTCAGGAGCATCACCAGCCGGATTCTCCTTAAGTATTCTGCCGGTAAAATTTCAATCATTCACCGCAAAAACAAACAATCAGAAACAAGCAAGATTCAACTGGACTGTAAGTGATGAGAGCCAGATAGCATCATATACGTTAGAGAAAAGTACAGACAACCGCAGCTGGAAAGCAGTCAGAAAGCAACCTGCTGCAATTGCCCAACAGCAGGTGAATACTTATTACGAGACAGATAGCTTTTTAACCTACGGCATTTCATATTATCGTGTAAAAGCAGAGGGTAATAATGGAGAACTCTTCTACTCGAATACTGAAAAGATTGAAGACCATTCAACAAAAGGATTTACGATTTATCCCAACCCTGTTTCTTCCCAATTGCGTTTGCAGGTAGACCCAACCCAAATGCACAGAGCTGTTACAGTGACTTTATACAATTCAAATGCAATCCGCTCTGAGCAATTTCATTTTGAAAAAACCTCATCAGGTAATCTTGAAATGAATATCAGTCACCTAGCAAAAGGAACATACAGGGTTGTACTTACAGATGAAAAAGGAACAAGACAAGATCAAACAGTGATTATTTACTAA
- the glyA gene encoding serine hydroxymethyltransferase gives MQRDTTIFNLINQELQRQRHGIELIASENFTSLQVMQAMGSVLTNKYAEGYPGRRYYGGCEIVDQTEQLAIDRLKEIFNCEYANVQPHSGAQANAAVTSAILKPGDITLGLDLSMGGHLTHGSPVNYSGKLYEAHSYGVVKETGLVDYETLEQKARTLKPKLIYCGASAYSRDWDYARIRKVADEVGAFVLCDMAHPAGLIAKGLLSSPFEHCHFVTSTTHKTLRGPRGGIILMHKDFENPFGMKDVKGNVRMMSNLLDMAVFPGQQGGPLEHVIAAKAVAFGEILSDEFTVYAKQVQVNAQAMAASFVKREYQLISNGTDNHLMLIDLRNKNISGKKAEAVLGKAEITTNKNMVPFDDKSAFVTSGIRTGVAAITSRGMKEEHMDFVVDVIDRSLMNADDEAILADIRKEVNAFMEQFPLYPELG, from the coding sequence ATGCAAAGGGACACAACCATCTTCAATCTCATCAACCAGGAATTACAACGTCAGCGTCACGGTATCGAACTTATTGCTTCCGAAAACTTTACCTCTTTACAGGTAATGCAGGCCATGGGTAGCGTGCTCACCAATAAATATGCAGAAGGTTACCCTGGCCGCCGTTACTATGGTGGTTGTGAAATTGTAGATCAAACAGAGCAATTAGCCATCGATCGTTTAAAAGAAATTTTCAATTGCGAATATGCCAACGTGCAACCGCATAGTGGTGCACAGGCAAACGCTGCTGTTACAAGTGCAATTTTAAAACCCGGCGATATTACGCTAGGGCTTGATCTAAGCATGGGCGGACACCTTACCCACGGTTCACCTGTAAACTACAGCGGTAAATTATACGAAGCACATTCTTATGGTGTAGTGAAAGAAACAGGTTTGGTTGATTATGAAACACTCGAACAAAAAGCACGCACCCTCAAACCAAAATTAATTTATTGCGGCGCCAGTGCTTACAGCCGTGATTGGGATTATGCACGCATCCGCAAAGTAGCCGATGAAGTTGGCGCATTTGTTCTGTGCGATATGGCACACCCTGCCGGTTTAATCGCCAAAGGATTGTTGAGCTCGCCGTTTGAACATTGTCACTTTGTAACTTCCACTACTCATAAAACATTACGTGGTCCCCGTGGTGGTATCATTCTCATGCACAAGGATTTTGAAAATCCATTTGGAATGAAGGATGTGAAAGGTAATGTGCGCATGATGAGTAACCTGCTTGATATGGCCGTATTCCCTGGTCAGCAAGGCGGACCATTGGAACATGTGATCGCTGCAAAAGCAGTTGCCTTCGGTGAAATTTTAAGCGATGAGTTTACAGTATATGCAAAGCAGGTGCAGGTAAATGCACAAGCGATGGCTGCATCGTTTGTGAAAAGAGAATACCAATTGATCTCAAATGGCACAGATAACCATTTAATGTTGATCGATCTGCGTAATAAAAATATCAGCGGTAAAAAGGCAGAAGCTGTTTTAGGTAAAGCTGAGATCACAACTAACAAAAACATGGTTCCGTTTGATGATAAGAGTGCGTTTGTAACAAGCGGTATCCGCACGGGTGTTGCTGCAATAACATCACGAGGTATGAAAGAAGAACACATGGATTTTGTGGTTGATGTAATTGATCGTAGCTTGATGAATGCAGACGACGAAGCAATACTTGCCGACATCCGTAAAGAAGTCAATGCATTTATGGAACAATTCCCGTTATATCCTGAATTGGGCTAA
- a CDS encoding NAD(P)/FAD-dependent oxidoreductase yields MQQQISLRLLPSQAADISSIKEQIALSANVPMASVNGFYILKQSIDARSKQAWVNLTVKAFVNEPVQQRDVFEFNFKDVQNSAKQVIVVGAGPAGLFAALRLIELGIRPIVIERGKDVRARRRDLAALNKQGEVNPESNYCFGEGGAGTYSDGKLYTRSSKRGSIDRILQLFVRFGAEEKILYQSHPHIGTNKLPHIITAMREFILSCGGEIHFETKLTNFILERDAIRGVEINHSSTIHADAVILATGHSARDIFELLHQNNILIEAKPFALGVRVEHPQSLIDSIQYRCPVRDEFLPPASYSLVEQVQGKGVFSFCMCPGGIIAPAATSAGELVVNGWSPSKRNNAFANSGMVVTIEVKDAVEYFKTQKTKNKIQISEDDPLLLMKFQHAIEQKAFVAGGGKFVAPAQRMADMFDQKTSSSLPDCSYLPGLNSTDLRQVLPPFVFDDLRLGFKAFGQKMRGYFTNEAVVVATESRTSSPVRIPRDNETLQHPQIKGLYPCGEGAGYAGGIVSAAMDGERIANMIALQVNHLSY; encoded by the coding sequence ATGCAACAACAAATTTCGCTTCGTTTACTGCCTTCACAGGCTGCTGATATTTCTTCTATAAAAGAACAAATTGCGCTTTCTGCAAATGTTCCAATGGCTTCCGTAAATGGATTTTATATTCTCAAACAATCAATCGATGCAAGAAGTAAACAAGCATGGGTAAATCTCACAGTCAAGGCTTTTGTGAATGAACCTGTGCAGCAGAGAGACGTTTTTGAATTTAATTTCAAGGATGTACAAAATTCAGCCAAACAGGTAATTGTTGTTGGAGCAGGACCTGCGGGTTTATTCGCTGCATTACGTTTAATTGAGCTGGGTATTAGACCGATTGTAATTGAAAGAGGGAAAGATGTTAGAGCAAGAAGAAGAGATCTTGCTGCTTTAAATAAGCAAGGAGAAGTAAACCCCGAAAGCAATTATTGCTTTGGTGAAGGTGGTGCAGGCACTTACAGCGATGGTAAGCTTTACACCCGAAGCAGCAAACGTGGTAGTATTGATCGTATTCTTCAACTATTTGTTCGCTTTGGCGCCGAAGAAAAAATTCTCTACCAAAGCCACCCACATATTGGTACCAATAAACTGCCGCATATTATTACGGCCATGCGGGAATTCATTCTGAGTTGTGGTGGTGAAATTCATTTTGAAACCAAGCTTACCAATTTTATACTTGAACGTGATGCGATAAGAGGTGTTGAGATCAACCATAGCTCAACCATACATGCAGACGCAGTGATCCTTGCCACAGGTCACAGTGCAAGAGATATTTTCGAACTTTTACACCAAAACAACATTCTTATTGAAGCGAAACCATTTGCACTTGGTGTACGGGTAGAACATCCGCAATCATTGATCGATTCTATTCAATACCGTTGTCCTGTTCGTGATGAATTTCTTCCACCAGCTTCTTACAGTTTGGTTGAACAGGTGCAGGGGAAAGGCGTTTTTAGTTTTTGCATGTGCCCCGGTGGTATTATTGCACCGGCAGCAACTTCGGCCGGCGAATTGGTGGTGAATGGATGGAGCCCGTCAAAACGAAACAATGCATTTGCCAACAGCGGCATGGTTGTAACAATTGAAGTGAAAGATGCTGTGGAATACTTCAAAACCCAAAAAACAAAAAACAAAATCCAGATAAGTGAGGATGATCCGTTGTTGCTGATGAAATTTCAACATGCCATCGAACAAAAAGCATTTGTTGCAGGTGGCGGTAAGTTTGTGGCACCTGCACAGCGCATGGCTGATATGTTTGATCAGAAAACTTCCTCTTCACTCCCCGACTGTTCTTATTTACCCGGTTTGAATAGTACTGATCTTCGTCAGGTTCTTCCTCCTTTTGTTTTTGATGATCTCCGTCTTGGCTTTAAAGCTTTCGGTCAGAAAATGCGTGGTTATTTTACCAACGAAGCTGTGGTAGTAGCTACTGAATCGAGAACATCTTCACCCGTTCGTATTCCAAGAGACAATGAAACATTACAACATCCGCAAATAAAAGGACTTTATCCCTGTGGTGAAGGAGCTGGTTATGCAGGCGGAATTGTGAGTGCGGCCATGGATGGTGAGCGTATTGCTAATATGATCGCTTTGCAGGTTAACCACTTATCTTATTAA
- a CDS encoding bifunctional metallophosphatase/5'-nucleotidase: protein MLSRRKFIQQTSFTTAALLAGKFAGAEEVTSQRLVILHTNDVHSRLDPFPMDGSRNEGLGGVAARANLINEIRAKEEHVLLLDAGDIFQGTPYFNLYKGEPEIIAMQKMGYDACTMGNHDFDAGLENFALQLQHAKFPVLLCNYDFTATPMENKSLPYKIFKKGKLKIGVTGVGIEMKGLVPDNLIGNTKYLDPVQKLNETASMLKREKDCDMVICLSHLGYQYRENANKICDMILAKETEHVDLIIGGHTHTFLNEPVLVKNKKAEDVLVNQVGWAGIQLGRLDYEFLKYKKKNMTAAKSLLIGKKTGE from the coding sequence ATGCTCAGTAGAAGAAAATTTATACAACAAACATCCTTTACCACGGCTGCGTTGCTGGCAGGCAAGTTTGCAGGTGCCGAAGAAGTTACTTCACAGCGCCTGGTTATTCTTCACACAAACGATGTGCACAGCAGACTTGATCCTTTTCCTATGGATGGCAGTCGTAACGAAGGCTTGGGTGGTGTAGCAGCTAGGGCAAACCTGATCAATGAGATCAGGGCAAAAGAAGAACATGTGCTGTTGCTTGACGCAGGTGATATTTTTCAAGGCACACCTTATTTCAATTTATACAAAGGCGAACCTGAAATAATAGCTATGCAGAAGATGGGTTATGATGCCTGCACAATGGGTAATCACGATTTTGATGCAGGGCTCGAAAATTTTGCATTGCAACTTCAGCATGCAAAATTTCCTGTTTTGTTATGCAACTATGATTTTACTGCAACGCCCATGGAAAATAAATCGCTACCTTATAAAATATTTAAGAAAGGCAAATTGAAAATCGGCGTTACTGGCGTGGGAATTGAAATGAAAGGGTTGGTTCCGGATAATTTGATCGGCAACACAAAGTATCTCGATCCTGTGCAAAAGTTAAATGAAACAGCATCCATGCTCAAGCGTGAGAAAGATTGTGATATGGTGATCTGTTTGTCGCATTTAGGATATCAGTACCGTGAAAATGCAAACAAGATCTGTGATATGATTCTTGCAAAAGAAACTGAACATGTTGATCTCATCATTGGTGGTCATACACATACGTTCTTAAATGAACCTGTGTTAGTAAAGAATAAAAAAGCAGAAGATGTTTTGGTGAACCAGGTAGGTTGGGCGGGTATTCAGTTAGGCAGATTAGATTATGAATTTTTAAAATATAAAAAGAAAAATATGACAGCAGCAAAATCATTGTTGATAGGTAAAAAAACAGGTGAATAA
- a CDS encoding 5'-nucleotidase C-terminal domain-containing protein encodes MRKLTTHYILIVLLIISYSCNPVYRASSVQYKDYPVQNQRKDSSVQKFLQPYADSVNSSMNLIIGQLAVDLDKRQPEGTLGNFMADAMKVMAEKYYKTNVDGAFINYGGIRLTGIKAGAITRGKIFELMPFDNIIILQKLKGTVLQEFLDHIVGRGGWPVAGITMQMKDKKAVNVIVGGKPLDPSMIYTIANSDYVANGGDNCEMLKGIPQINNGSLLRDGLIEYVQSLTQKGQAVTATIQNRVTNAQ; translated from the coding sequence ATGAGAAAGCTTACCACCCATTATATTCTTATTGTCTTATTGATTATTTCTTACTCCTGCAACCCGGTTTACAGGGCATCTTCTGTTCAGTATAAAGATTACCCAGTACAGAATCAACGGAAAGATTCTTCAGTACAAAAATTTCTTCAACCTTACGCTGATAGTGTGAACAGCAGTATGAATTTGATCATTGGTCAATTGGCTGTAGATCTTGATAAGAGACAACCGGAAGGTACTCTTGGAAATTTTATGGCCGATGCTATGAAAGTGATGGCTGAAAAATATTATAAAACAAATGTTGATGGTGCTTTCATTAATTACGGAGGTATCCGTTTAACTGGTATAAAGGCCGGAGCAATTACAAGAGGCAAGATTTTTGAATTGATGCCGTTTGATAATATTATTATACTGCAAAAATTAAAAGGAACAGTATTGCAGGAATTTCTTGATCATATTGTTGGCAGAGGAGGGTGGCCCGTAGCCGGCATAACAATGCAAATGAAAGATAAGAAGGCAGTAAATGTGATAGTTGGAGGAAAACCCCTTGATCCAAGCATGATTTACACAATAGCAAACTCTGATTATGTGGCAAATGGCGGTGATAATTGTGAAATGCTTAAAGGTATACCACAGATCAATAACGGATCACTTTTGAGAGATGGTTTGATTGAGTATGTTCAATCGCTTACGCAAAAAGGGCAAGCTGTTACTGCAACTATTCAAAACAGAGTTACCAATGCTCAGTAG
- a CDS encoding DUF4293 domain-containing protein, with translation MIQRIQTIWLLLAAAASFATLKLSFYSGNKDNNLFEELTGSSHFLLLIMSVAVGLLALITIFLYKNRKLQIRLSLLGVTLQLVVLAVYFQQTKTYVQGSFTLTSALSFIIPLFFILALLGIRKDEKLIKSMDRLR, from the coding sequence ATGATACAACGCATACAAACAATCTGGTTATTACTTGCAGCAGCAGCATCGTTTGCAACATTGAAACTTTCGTTTTACAGCGGTAATAAAGACAATAATCTTTTTGAAGAGTTAACGGGCAGTTCACACTTCTTGCTGCTGATCATGAGTGTAGCTGTAGGTTTACTGGCATTGATCACTATTTTCCTGTATAAAAATCGTAAACTCCAAATAAGATTAAGTCTTCTTGGGGTTACATTGCAACTGGTAGTACTAGCAGTTTATTTTCAGCAAACCAAAACTTACGTACAGGGTAGTTTCACCTTAACATCAGCCCTCAGTTTTATAATACCTTTATTTTTCATTCTTGCGTTGCTAGGTATTCGTAAAGACGAAAAGCTTATAAAGAGTATGGATCGGCTACGGTAG